The Apodemus sylvaticus chromosome 5, mApoSyl1.1, whole genome shotgun sequence genome has a segment encoding these proteins:
- the LOC127684643 gene encoding beta-defensin 36-like, giving the protein MKTAVLTMALLLLLLTQVTPGNPERCWKSFGICREECIKKESFYIFCQNGKMCCVKPKNVPQWSRNLD; this is encoded by the exons ATGAAGACAGCAGTGTTAACTatggctctgctgctgctgctgctgacccaGGTCACACCAG GGAACCCTGAAAGATGCTGGAAGTCTTTTGGTATCTGCCGTGAAGAGTGCATCAAGAAAGAAAGTTTCTATATCTTCTGCCAGAATGGCAAAATGTGCTGTGTGAAGCCCAAGAATGTGCCCCAGTGGTCAAGGAATTTGGACTAG